One Cryptococcus neoformans var. neoformans B-3501A chromosome 10, whole genome shotgun sequence DNA window includes the following coding sequences:
- a CDS encoding hypothetical protein (HMMPfam hit to Sugar_tr, Sugar (and other) transporter, score: 77.9, E(): 2.6e-20) has protein sequence MSTSHLPHHAQEQKIRHEDESEFALPARRSSSIRDQLAAWHANRGDRSFLRCMIPSLRQPVAGEEPETKNPFKIIRAVSPFGWLMFFSGWLAWTIDGYDFFCVSLTLDSLAEQFDVSPSSITTAITLTLLFRSLGAVIIGLCADRYGRKWTLVFNCLLIMVFELGSGFVNTYQQFLAVRSLFGIAMGGIWGCAAATGLENVPPIARGLCSGILQQGYSCGYLLAAVINLTVVQQSKYGWRAIYFFGAGFSLLAAIVRACLPESRQFIVAREEAKAKGISSKQASKNFIRELGNMFRTNWLRWIWAVCLMTFFNFFSHGSQDLYPTYLKTTKGLSSSLASKATIISNCGAIVGGTIAGHVSQFVGRRFAILVCCIYTACWIPLWILPDSFAGLAAGGFFIQSGVQGAWGVVPVYLGEIAPPAFRALFGGLCYQLGNMASAGSAQIEADAGKSLKLAGTDIPDYAAINGILIGAVIAFGIIVVFLGPEADGSHFEKAKVAIERGGGEVAPTELFENNTDVHRQFLDKPELSHIEKSEVQHKEMA, from the exons ATGTCCACCTCACACCTTCCTCACCACGCACAGGAGCAAAAGATTCGCCACGAAGATGAGTCTGAATTCGCCCTTCCAGCGCGCCGCTCCTCTTCTATCCGCGATCAATTAGCAGCATGGCACGCCAACAGAGGGGACAGGTCCTTTTTGAGATGTATGATTCCCAGTCTACGACAGCCCGTCGCTGGAGAAGAACCTGAAACAAAGAACCCTTTTAAAATCATTCGAGCTGTTTCCCCTTTTGGATGGTTGATGTTTTTCTCG GGGTGGCTCGCATGGACAATTGATGGTTACGACTTTTTCTGTGTTTCCCTCACCCTTGACTCCTTAGCAGAGCAATTCGATGTCTCTCCCAGCTCCATTACTACTGCCATCACTCTTACCCTTCTATTTCGTTCATTGGGTGCCGTTATCATTGGTCTTTGTGCCGACCGTTATGGACGAAAGTGGACCTTGGTTTTCAACTGCCTTTTGATCATGGTATTCGAGCTTGGATCTGGGTTTGTCAACACGTACCAGCAATTCTTGGCCGTCAG GAGTTTGTTCGGTATTGCTATGGGCGGTATCTGGGGGTGTGCTGCAGCCAC TGGTCTTGAGAATGTGCCTCCTATTGCCAGAGGCTTGTGCAGTGGTATTCTCCAGCAGGGTTACTCCTGTGGCTACCTTCTCGCTGCAG TCATCAATCTGACTGTCGTTCAGCAGAGCAAGTACGGTTGGCGAGCGATCTATTTCTTCGGTGCCGGTTTCTCTCTGCTAGCCGCTATTGTCAGGGCTTGTCTCCCGGAATCCCGACAATTCATTGTcgctcgagaagaagccaaggcGAAGGGTATTTCCAGCAAACAGGCCTCTAAGAATTTTATCCGAGAATTGGGCAACATGTTCAGAACTAACT GGCTTCGATGGATATGGGCTGTCTGCCTTATGACTTTCTTC aacttcttctcccacgGTAGTCAGGACCTTTACCCGACTTACCTTAAGACCACTAAAGGTCTTTCCAGTTCTCTCGCCTCCAAGGCTACTATCATCTCTAA CTGTGGCGCTATCGTCGGTGGTACTATTGCTGGTCACGTCTCTCAATTTGTAGGCAGGCGGTTCGCAATCTTGGTGTGTTGTATTTACACG GCTTGCTGGATTCCTCTTTGGATTCTTCCCGATAGCTTCGCTGGacttgctgctggtggttT cttcaTTCAAAGTGGTGTCCAGGGAG CTTGGGGTGTTGTCCCTGTTTACCTCGGCGAAATTGCTCCTCCAGCTTTCCGTGCTCTCTTCGGTGGTCTCTGCTACCAA CTTGGTAACATGGCCTCTGCAGGTTCTGCTCAAATCGAAGCCGATGCTGGTAAATCCCTCAAGCTGGCCGGTACCGACATCCCAGACTACGCTGCTATCAACGGTATCCTCATCGGTGCTGTCATTGCCTTTGGTATCATTGTCGTTTTCCTCGGTCCCGAGGCGGACGGATCCCATTTCGAAAAGGCCAAGGTCGCTATCGAGCGAGGCGGGGGCGAAGTTGCTCCTACCGAGTTGTTTGAGAACAACACCGATGTACATAGACAGTTCTTGGACAAGCCTGAGCTTTCACACATTGAGAAGTCTGAGGTTCAGCACAAGGAAATGGCTTAA
- a CDS encoding hypothetical protein (HMMPfam hit to PPR, PPR repeat, score: 78.8, E(): 1.3e-20), translating to MASGLGVRAVRSLGQAAGISSGRRLCPACLGFRHIQAREYSHGPSSRRARSSEFAPTPLKPTKAAPKVKVADSLLRAQFQTVFHNPTKPIDSHQALHAAYPLIFRRNIRPLLDPHTKTIPLLVAPILQQADTTDEERRQALVLLGHCYGKVAVDLLFMGPEVQHVAELFAWGLMLEVNRFNDDREKLRALQDTLEAVLKRLANNGATPVLQAPIAAAWVVLRSKTGTSTVPENAYVWPAQASVEEYLSKVIPAGETVDSYQSQIETLLGKSEAIADRIPRSKDALDTELASMRNRGDWSGIINLWGRVQAGMLRDAVQSQVGILDPLPEIRFPVLASFLLAFKRPFMRSASLAAIANPPPTSFDTYAAQVLAKCPRPLPRTIAYTLIFLRVRPGDNVGLRAGHEVMSLDMDERSDASENALGNLKATWKETGERDLKMYMMYIEGLGRLGDLHGLQQAWNELVGDEECKKIYLSEERLPSKAPFPPIHALNQMISACLLIPNDGPPLALDLFSQASRPDSAIRCNLITINTVLRHYAREANIEAMSALFSKAGELKLQPDVVTYTTLVQGLLRARRLDLAKGAMDAMQKQGIVPNERMCSMLIADLAKSGTRVGLEHAEEMLKLMHQKNMQTNEVTWTALASGYFRGGWEADGWEALARMNRLGIKLHRVGYNMLLKQATGSVDSNGGEDDVETVMKLWRRMLHDGVVPNSDSYLIVLTKLLQMDRRKEIEEIMREMRQRGFRPEKGALVRVVESISRRR from the exons ATGGCCTCTGGACTTGGAGTACGAGCGGTAAGAAGCTTGGGACAGGCAGCGGGGATATCGAGCGGCCGACGGCTCTGTCCTGCTTGCTTGGGGTTTAGACATATTCAGGCGAGAGAGTATAGCCATGGTCCGTCTTCAAGACGGGCGAGGTCATCGGAATTCGCTCCGACACCTCTGAAACCGACAAAAGCTGCG CCAAAAGTCAAAGTAGCCGACTCTTTGCTTCGCGCCCAATTCCAAACCGTCTTCCACAACCCTACTAAACCTATCGACTCTCACCAAGCGCTCCATGCGGCATACCCCCTCATTTTTCGCCGGAATATccgtcctcttctcgaTCCGCATACCAAGACGATACCGCTCCTTGTCGCTCCCATATTACAACAAGCCGATACGACAGACGAAGAGAGACGGCAAGCGCTGGTACTGCTAGGTCACTGCTATGGGAAAGTAGCGGTAGATTTGCTGTTTATGGGCCCAGAAGTGCAGCATGTGGCTGAACTGTTTGCCTGGGGGTTGATGCTTGAAGTGAATCGGTTCAACGACGATCGGGAGAAATTACGGGCATTGCAGGATACGCTGGAAGCGGTGTTAAAGCGACTGGCGAATAATGGGGCTACGCCCGTACTGCAGGCGCCTATCGCTGCAGCCTGGGTGGTGTTGCGATCCAAGACGGGTACGTCGACCGTGCCGGAGAACGCATACGTCTGGCCTGCACAAGCGTCAGTCGAAGAATACCTCTCCAAAGTGATTCCTGCGGGAGAGACAGTCGACTCTTACCAGAGTCAGATCGAGACGCTTTTGGGGAAATCTGAAGCGATTGCCGATCGGATACCGAGGTCGAAGGATGCGCTCGATACCGAACTCGCGAGTATGCGCAATCGAGGCGATTGGTCGGGAATCATCAACCTCTGGGGACGCGTCCAGGCTGGTATGCTGCGTGATGCGGTGCAAAGCCAAGTCGGGATCCTCGACCCTTTGCCGGAAATACGATTCCCAGTGCTCGCATCGTTTCTCCTTGCGTTTAAACGGCCATTTATGCGGTCCGCATCTCTAGCGGCTATCGCTAACCCGCCTCCTACGTCTTTCGACACGTATGCAGCTCAAGTTTTAGCAAAGTGTCCTCGGCCTTTACCGCGTACGATTGCGTATACCCTCATATTCCTCCGGGTTAGACCGGGTGATAATGTGGGACTGAGGGCGGGGCATGAGGTCATGTCGCTCGATATGGACGAAAGAAGCGACGCGAGTGAGAATGCGTTGGGAAACTTGAAAGCGACGTGGAAGGAAAcgggggagagggatttGAAAATGTACATGATGTACATCGAGGGGTTGGGTAGGCTGGGAGATTTACATGGGCTGCAGCAAGCGTGGAACGAGTTGGTtggcgatgaagagtgTAAAAAGATTTATCTTTCTGAAGAACGTTTGC CATCCAAAGCCCCCTTTCCGCCCATCCATGCACTTAATCAGATGATTTCCGCCTGCCTACTCATCCCCAACGATGGCCCCCCCCTCGCGCTCGACCTCTTTTCCCAAGCGTCCCGCCCTGACTCGGCCATCCGATGTAACCTTATCACCATCAACACCGTTCTTCGCCACTATGCCCGTGAAGCCAATATCGAGGCCATGTCCGCCCTGTTCAGCAAGGCCGGGGAACTGAAACTCCAGCCGGACGTGGTGACGTACACGACCTTGGTCCAGGGACTGCTCCGTGCGCGACGACTCGATTTGGCAAAAGGTGCGATGGATGCGATGCAGAAGCAAGGGATCGTCCCGAACGAGCGGATGTGTTCGATGCTTATCGCGGACCTTGCCAAGTCGGGCACGCGTGTGGGGTTGGAACATGCAGAAGAGATGCTCAAGCTTATGCATCAGAAGAACATGCAGACGAACGAAGTCACGTGGACGGCGCTGGCTTCGGGGTACTTTAGGGGCGGCTGGGAGGCGGATGGGTGGGAGGCGCTGGCGAGGATGAACAGGCTTGGGATCAAGCTGCATAGGGTGGGGTATAACATGCTCCTCAAGCAGGCTACGGGGAGTGTGGATTCGAACGGCGGGGAGGACGATGTGGAGACGGTGATGAAGctctggaggaggatgctcCATGACGGGGTGGTTCCGAATAGTGACTCGTATCTCATAGTGTTGACCAAGTTGCTGCAGATGGACcgaaggaaagagattgaagagattATGCGGGAGATGCGCCAGAGAGGATTCCGGCCTGAAAAGGGGGCGTTGGTCAGGGTAGTGGAGAGTATTAGTAGACGACGATGA
- a CDS encoding hypothetical protein (HMMPfam hit to MFAP1_C, Micro-fibrillar-associated protein 1 C-terminus, score: 51.1, E(): 4.8e-13), with product MPPQQPKTRYFKGKAPTAISESESESEAEEEEDVKPTYKQRQRQRLEEERNLVAGGAGRVITDVKEIVREGSRAKMGGGMKMDLGNVQVGRKVGDGGVKEESSEEEESEEEEEETVAQAAKADEEESSEYETDSEEESEEEVKKPMFRPVFVPKNARNMTAEKAAAEAEEARKREEEAEEQRKLASKELAGESIRRELVEKEAADIVPEVDDTDGLDVEAEFEAWRARELARLLREKQAQAAKDEEKEEIERRRAMPEEQRLKEDMEFAARTREKEKGQMGFLQKYYHKGAFHQVSLGQPVSFMCVGCKWLMFWSLCVDCPNNNVGDPNLIGGMVIPGVAGAGVGASGANTSALGSGSRTWGNGRDDRGERDRRYADRDRDRDRDSGRRRDEGRERRYDDERRGEKDDRRRDRDRDYGRDRDREREKETARERNRDGDYGRDKDRERDRYDRERDYARDRDRRRDSPGRKRERDDRDRDYERDEKRRRDERDRDREREKERGVRRDRDRLQYD from the exons ATGCCCCCCCAGCAACCCAAGACACGATACTTCAAGGGCAAAGCCCCCACGGCCATCTCCGAATCTGAATCCGAATCCGAggctgaggaggaagaagatgtcaagCCGACATACAAACAGCGTCAGAGACAGAGACTCGAGGAGGAACGTAACCTCGTCGCGGGTGGAGCTGGACGGGTCATCACGGATGTAAAAGAGATTGTGAGAGAGGGGTCAAGGGCAAAGATGGGAGGCggaatgaagatggattTGGGGAATGTGCAGGTCGGGAGAAAAGTGGGTGATGGAGGTGTAAAAG AGGAATCttcagaagaggaagagagcgaagaggaagaggaagaaactGTTGCTCAGGCTGCCAAagcggatgaagaagaatctAGCGAGTACGAGACGGACTCTGAAGAGGAatcggaagaagaggtcaaGAAACCCATGTTTCGACCTGTTTTCGTCCCCAA GAATGCTCGAAACATGACCGCAGAAAAGGCCGCTgcagaagctgaagaagcaCGAAAacgcgaagaagaggctgaagagCAACGTAAACTTGCTTCTAAAGAACTCGCAGGGGAGAGTATCCGCCGTGAACTCGTAGAAA AGGAAGCAGCCGATATTGTCCCCGAAGTCGACGATACCGACGGTCTCGACGTCGAAGCCGAATTTGAAGCATGGCGCGCCCGTGAACTCGCTCGACTCTTGCGTGAAAAGCAAGCCCAAGCAgccaaggatgaagagaaggaagagattgagaggAGACGAGCGATGCCAGAGGAGCAAAGGCTcaaggaggatatggaaTTTGCAGCCAGAacgagggagaaggaaaaggggcAAATGGGGTTCTTGCAAAAGTATTACCACAAGGGTGCATTCCATCAG GTCAGTCTTGGTCAACCTGTGTCATTTATGTGCGTGGGGTGCAAGTGGCTGATGTTTTGGTCTCTGTGTGTAGATTGTCCCAACAACAATGTCGGCGACCCGAATCTCATTGGCGGGATGGTTATCCCCGGCGTGGCTGGTGCTGGTGTCGGTGCGAGCGGCGCAAACACTTCGGCACTTGGGTCAGGGTCGAGGACTTGGGGGAATGGACGTGATGATCGCGGTGAGAGAGACAGGCGTTATGCGGATAGGGACAGGGATAGGGATAGGGATAGTGGTAGACGGCGAGATgaagggagggagaggcggtacgatgatgagcggcgaggggagaaggatgatcgTAGGAGGGATCGAGATAGGGATTATGGGAGGGACAGAGATAGGGAACGGGAAAAGGAGACTgcgagagaaagaaatAGAGATGGAGATTACGGGAGGGACAAAGATAGGGAGAGGGATCGATATGATCGTGAACGCGACTATGCCCGAGACAGGGATAGGCGGCGCGATAGTCCTGGACGCAAAAGAGAGCGTGATGACCGAGACAGAGACTATGAGCGAGATgagaagcgaagaagagacgagaGGGATAGGGAtagggaaagagagaaggaaagaggggtCAGACGGGACAGAGACAGATTGCAGTACGATTAG
- a CDS encoding hypothetical protein (Match to ESTs gb|CF192973.1|CF192973, gb|CF192972.1|CF192972; HMMPfam hit to DUF757, Domain of Unknown Function (DUF757), score: 207.6, E(): 2.3e-59): protein MAEPFDANTAGNAEEIEMQFAVKTVEHLEAYEKILQTIPPKLIKFTPIDDELYNNLLDEFPEFKFEENLRELNEDEMKSAKGKERWRRFIMPYEKRVTDYNFGTLIRRRSDELYTQDNSILITRVQFFAIEIARNRAGLNEAVYLAAQAKKA from the exons ATGGCTGAGCCTTTTGACGCCAACACCGCCGGCAACGCAGAGGAAATCGAGATGCAGTTCGCTGTCAAGACTGTCGAGCACCTCGAA GCCTACGAAAAGATCCTCCAAACAATTCCTCCGAAACTCATCAAATTCACCCC TATCGACGACGAACTGTACAACAACTTGCTCGACGAGTTCCCTGAATTCAAGTTTGAGGAAAACTTGCGAGAATTGaacgaggatgagatgaAATCTgcaaagggcaaggagCGATGGAGGAGGTTCATCATGCCC TACGAGAAGCGAGTGACAGATTACAACTTTGGCACCCTTATCCGACGACGATCAGATGAACTCTACACCCAGGATAACTCTATACTTATCACCCGTGTGCAATTCTTCGCCATCGAG ATTGCCAGGAATAGGGCTGGTTTGAACGAAGCAGTGTACCTTGCCGCCCAGGCGAAAAAGGCTTAA
- a CDS encoding hypothetical protein (HMMPfam hit to ArfGap, Putative GTPase activating protein for Arf, score: 108.0, E(): 2.2e-29; HMMPfam hit to PH, PH domain, score: 40.1, E(): 6.2e-09) → MPGSQPTMSHIQVPFPSASPLKSPTTLSTASSDDDYPTISYPDHGDESTNNTPRASSGNISSQPSRGVSSSSASVRDTLLPIQPMPDSLLLKHTFSALDGSATTLKRFSKSVLAYAAVVHTLSEQLEKAEDDLFGAVGELGLWLETGYGVQTDKQKGGVWDQDGIRKVNREKRRREREEMNVRVEQGLKDVKAHLKRRGLAGGGAQTKYESSAKQFYHATGVYLAPQSPTLPSHTQQTSGSSAPASGNLQPAHDMAQSVRLAQWDLTRYTHHSLLLSAVPPSSEECLNLLVALYGWVASMLNEQPGFVKEIDEDALAAIRQSSHVRPHQLRRSSSPAQSNQQLKSTLSSCLSQLSNTRASLLSAWARRDDQTRLLQEAAAKRQSEYESICADEPSGAKLGEGLGLGNIGSGNAMASVSSSGVEHKKQKKHKFGRSMGGRLKDFLSSSSSSHSVAAISPVSERPFRASFDGYMRTDRRNEGVTRVSTTGIVKLPTHSEVLDQPTIVTSPTFISPTTASTPAIMNSPLSAFTPTSPTLTVPYPSGASSMPPPPPPKEYARPYMPSRHSVHMPSGDYISPYIASTSASGSSDYDASLRLPSPFESSPDLRLSVGSGDKVRHSMDSSRPVSGTSYSRTSPNPSMTSVSPHPVPKIGLGHPSAAAILGTVNVGVGGVGGLGAGGDEDELREEAGRKKEGVLWGLGTWEGLTKGSGSKGKWEKYWVVLDHSSIYEYRDISGPPGGAHAVIDLKFASVLFEIVTPSQGRRLYQATSDQEMKQWLYAICNAIESCINGTSTVRTIDQAKARGPSGAYDDHALPARSKYNLGFSARNLSLGFVPLIQTGRKSMPSTPVEATSGEARIRKTSLKKVLKQSGERFTNAMTGATSSINLAAHMADQPSEKAKRNSFGGLEVPRPTFGRAGSRQSLPASAPDRQPLQQQFNQLLPPISTPPGAKSSWADNDIENRVLEMAGLGLGASPPSRSGGGHGVLSLAESPSSAKRRVKSEAIRKPHANKHKLAQHQGGEGLTRSKSDDGSTMLAEDLADDKKELKKIASEEGNARCADCHGGMKASRWATISLHNTPIVLFLCIRCIGIHRSLGTHISKARSVDMDNWTPEQIALAREWGNIRGNAVWEATRGDEEPRPLGPEGMKEFVKQKYVEGRWLRPDDRLRFGFGPKV, encoded by the exons ATGCCCGGCTCACAGCCCACTATGTCCCATATCCAGGTACCATTCCCCTCGGCATCCCCCCTCAAAAGCCCCACCACCCTTTCAACAGCTTCCTCAGACGATGACTATCCTACCATCAGCTATCCAGATCACGGCGATGAGAGCACTAACAACACTCCCAGAGCCAGCTCAGGCAATATATCATCACAGCCTTCCAGAGGAgtttcttcaagctcagcCTCTGTGCGAGATACTCTTCTACCTATACAACCCATGCCAGACTCTTTACTACTCAAACACACCTTTTCAGCTCTCGACGGTTCAGCCACCACTCTCAAACGTTTTTCAAAATCAGTCCTTGCCTATGCTGCCGTCGTGCATACTCTGTCAGAGCAGCTTGAGAAAGCCGAAGATGATTTATTTGGTGCCGTCGGCGAATTAGGTCTGTGGCTGGAGACGGGATACGGTGTGCAAACAGACAAACAGAAAGGCGGCGTCTGGGACCAAGACGGAATTCGGAAAGTGAACCGAGAAAAGCGAcggagagaaagggaagagatgaacGTGAGAGTTGAGCAGGGTTTGAAAGATGTGAAGGCTCATCTGAAAAGGCGAGGTCTcgctggtggtggtgccCAAACCAAGTACGAG TCATCAGCCAAGCAATTCTACCATGCCACAGGTGTCTATCTCGCCCCACAATCACCTACTCTTCCCTCACATACTCAACAAACCTCTGGATCTTCGGCCCCTGCGTCTGGCAATCTTCAACCTGCCCATGATATGGCCCAATCTGTGCGACTTGCCCAGTGGGATCTCACTCGGTATACACACCATTCTCTTTTACTATCTGCCGTCCCACCCAGCTCGGAAGAGTGTTTGAACCTCCTTGTCGCGCTTTACGGTTGGGTAGCTAGTATGCTGAACGAGCAGCCTGGTTTTGTTAAGGAGATCGACGAAGATGCCCTGGCTGCTATACGGCAGTCATCACATGTACGACCCCATCAGCTTCGCagatcatcctctcctgcACAATCTAATCAACAATTGAAATctactctttcttcttgtttATCACAACTCTCCAACACCCGAGCTAGTTTGCTTTCAGCGTGGGCTCGAAGGGATGACCAAACTCGACTCTTGCAAGAGGCCGCTGCAAAACGGCAGAGCGAATACGAATCGATATGCGCTGATGAGCCATCTGGCGCCAAACTGGGGGAAGGTCTTGGACTGGGGAATATCGGCAGTGGAAATGCAATGGCCAGtgtctcctcttctggaGTGGAACAcaagaagcaaaagaaaCACAAGTTTGGTCGGTCTATGGGTGGTCGTCTAAAAgatttcctttcttcttctagcAGCTCTCACTCTGTCGCTGCCATTTCTCCAGTATCCGAAAGACCGTTTAGAGCCAGTTTTGATGGCTACATGCGGACTGACAGGCGGAACGAGGGTGTTACTCGAGTGTCAACAACAGGCATCGTCAAGCTGCCTACCCACTCGGAAGTGCTTGATCAACCAACCATAGTCACTTCCCccaccttcatctccccTACCACCGCCTCTACACCTGCAATCATGAATTCTCCACTCAGCGCGTTTACCCCGACGTCACCCACACTTACCGTCCCATACCCTTCAGGAGCCTCCAGcatgcctcctccaccgcccCCCAAAGAATACGCCCGTCCTTATATGCCATCCCGACATTCTGTCCATATGCCAAGTGGTGACTACATCTCTCCCTATATCGCCTCTACCTCGGCTTCTGGGTCAAGTGATTATGATGCctctcttcgtcttccttcgccgTTTGAGAGCAGTCCCGACTTGCGTCTCAGTGTCGGCTCGGGCGATAAAGTGAGACACAGCATGGACAGCTCTCGGCCCGTAAGCGGTACTAGCTATTCACGCACCAGCCCCAACCCGAGTATGACGTCCGTCTCCCCGCACCCTGTACCGAAGATTGGTCTCGGACATCCGAGTGCAGCTGCTATCCTTGGCACAGTAAATGTGGGTGTCGGTGGTGTGGGAGGGCTAGGCGCAGGaggagacgaggatgaattgagagaagaagctggacggaagaaggagggtgtTCTATGGGGATTAGGGACGTGGGAAGGACTGACAAAAGGGAGTGGGTCAAAGGGCAAATGGGAAAAGTACTGGGTCGTTTTGGACCATTCAAGTATCTACGAA TATCGGGATATTTCCGGTCCGCCAGGAGGAGCGCATGCGGTGATTGACCTCAAATTTGCTAGTGTAC TATTTGAGATTGTTACCCCTTCACAAGGACGACGATTATACCAAGCTACCTCTGACCAAGAGATGAAG CAATGGCTCTATGCCATCTGCAATGCTATTGAATCATGTATCAACGGTACTTCCACCGTTCGCACTATCGATCAAGCCAAAGCTCGGGGACCATCAGGTGCATACGACGACCACGCTCTCCCCGCCCGCTCCAAATACAACCTCGGATTTTCCGCCCGCAACCTGAGTCTCGGCTTTGTTCCGCTCATCCAGACTGGCCGTAAGTCAATGCCCTCTACACCTGTAGAAGCGACAAGTGGAGAAGCGAGGATTAGGAAGACGAGCTTGAAAAAAGTGTTGAAGCAGAGTGGAGAGAGATTTACGAATGCCATGACCGGCGCGACAAGTAGCATCAACTTAGCGGCGCACATGGCTGACCAACCGTCCGAAAAGGCGAAACGCAACTCATTCGGTGGCCTTGAGGTTCCTCGACCGACGTTTGGGAGGGCTGGCAGTCGCCAAAGTTTACCTGCCTCTGCTCCTGATAGACAACCTCTTCAGCAACAATTCAACCAGCTTCTGCCTCCGATTAGCACCCCTCCTGGAGCCAAATCTTCGTGGGCGGATAACGATATCGAGAATCGTGTACTGGAAATGGCTGGTCTCGGTCTAGGCGCCTCACCTCCTTCCCGCTCCGGCGGCGGACACGGGGTACTGTCTCTTGCCGAAAGCCCAAGCAGTGCCAAACGCCGAGTTAAGAGTGAAGCTATCAGGAAACCTCACGCAAACAAGCATAAGCTGGCTCAGCATCAAGGTGGTGAAGGGTTGACAAGATCGAAGAGTGATGATGGGTCGACAATGTTGGCGGAGGATTTGGCCGATGATAAAAAggaattgaagaagattgcatctgaagaagggaaCGCGAGATGTGCGGACTGTCATGGTGGGATGAAGGCGAGTCGATGGGCAACTATCA GCTTGCACAATACTCCTATCGTGCTCTTCCTTTGTATCCGCTGTATCGGTATACACAGATCGCTGGGAACTCACATTTCCAAAGCAAGAAGTGTCGACATGGATAACTGGACCCCGGAACAGATCGCTCTAGCCCGAGAGTGGGGTAATATTCGAGGGAACGCTGTATGGGAAGCAACCagaggggatgaagaacCGAGACCGCTAGGGCCGGAAGGGATGAAGGAATTTGTCAAACAAAAGTATGttgagggaagatggttgAGGCCAGATGATAGACTGAGGTTTGGGTTTGGTCCCAAAGTTTAA